A single genomic interval of Lodderomyces elongisporus chromosome 8, complete sequence harbors:
- the FET3_1 gene encoding ferroxidase fet3 (CAZy:AA1), with protein sequence MNSVLTLFIVTLSILLGGANAETHTWWFKTTYVNANPDGVFERPMIGFNDSWPLPTLRVKKGDRVQIYLTNGFDDRNTSLHVHGLFQKGTNQMDGPEMVTQCPIPPGETFLYNFTVDDQVGTYWYHSHTIGQYGDGMRGVFIIEDDDFPYDYDEEVVMTLGEHYHESADVLIPKFMSRFNPTGAEPIPANFLVNETRNNTWKVEPNKTYLLRIINTGGFVSQYLWMEDHDFTIVEVDGVYVEKNTTDLLYITVAQRYSVLITTKNSTDKNYAMMNRVDIDMLDLIPDDLELNGTNYIVYDEKKFEEEKPKPYLLDSIDDFFDDFYLKPLSKEKLLDDADYTITIDVQMDNLNDGVNYAFFNNITYTRPKIPTLLTALSAGEFATNELVYGTNTNTFVLEKDDVIDIVLNNLDTGKHPFHLHGHVFQLIERHESIDDDQDPVLFDASNHAERPEYPMLRDTVYVNPQSYIVMRFRADNPGLWMFHCHIEWHLDQGLAIVLVEDPLTLQQTKSQQLTENHKDICRKAGIPLEGNAAANAENFLDLTGENIQQKRLPTGFTARGIVALVFSCVAGILGLAAIAFYGMQDITDVEERVARDLDVDFDEEGDDDYISEDVAKDSNNSLVGDSSRRI encoded by the coding sequence atgAATAGTGTATTAACATTATTCATTGTAACCTTGTCCATCTTGTTGGGTGGTGCAAATGCAGAAACACATACTTGGTGGTTTAAGACCACTTATGTGAATGCCAACCCCGATGGTGTGTTTGAACGTCCCATGATTGGTTTTAATGACTCATGGCCATTACCTACCCTCAGAGTAAAGAAGGGCGACAGAGTCCAAATATACTTAACCAATGGTTTTGATGACAGAAACACCTCGTTGCATGTCCACGGATTGTTCCAAAAAGGTACTAATCAGATGGATGGACCAGAGATGGTTACCCAATGTCCTATTCCACCAGGAGAAACATTTTTGTACAATTTTACTGTTGATGATCAAGTTGGTACTTATTGGTACCACTCCCACACAATTGGCCAATACGGTGATGGTATGAGAGGTGTCTTTATcattgaagatgacgatTTCCCATACGACTATGATGAGGAAGTTGTGATGACACTTGGTGAACACTATCACGAAAGCGCTGATGTCTTGATCCCCAAATTCATGTCTAGATTCAACCCCACTGGTGCCGAGCCCATTCCTGCAAATTTCTTGGTCAATGAAACCAGAAACAATACCTGGAAGGTTGAGCCAAACAAGACATATTTGTTGAGGATTATCAACACTGGTGGATTTGTGTCACAGTACCTTTGGATGGAGGACCATGACTTTACcattgttgaagttgatggTGTATATgtagaaaaaaacactactgATTTGCTTTATATCACCGTTGCTCAAAGATATTCTGTCTTGATCACCACCAAGAATTCAACCGATAAAAATTATGCAATGATGAATAGAGTCGATATCGACATGTTGGACTTGATTCCAGACGACTTGGAATTGAATGGTACCAATTACATTGTGTATGATGAAAAGaagtttgaagaagaaaagcccAAACCATACTTGTTGGACTCGATTGATGATTTCTTTGACGATTTCTACTTGAAGCCACtctcaaaagaaaagttgcTCGATGATGCTGACTACACCATCACCATTGATGTTCAAATGGATAACTTGAATGATGGTGTCAATTATGcctttttcaacaatatcaCATACACTAGACCCAAGATTCCAACTTTGCTCACTGCATTATCTGCTGGTGAATTTGCCACCAATGAGTTGGTTTACGGTACAAACACCAATACATTTGTCTTGGAAAAAGATGATGTTATTGACATTGTGCTTAACAACTTGGATACCGGTAAGCATCCATTCCATTTGCATGGACACGTTTTCCAATTGATTGAGAGACACGAGAGTATTGATGATGACCAGGACCCAGTGCTTTTTGACGCTTCAAACCACGCTGAAAGACCAGAGTATCCAATGCTTAGGGATACTGTTTATGTGAACCCACAATCATACATTGTGATGAGATTTAGAGCTGATAACCCAGGTCTCTGGATGTTCCACTGCCATATTGAGTGGCATTTGGACCAAGGTTTGGCCATTGTCCTTGTTGAAGATCCATTAACCTTGCAACAAACCAAATCTCAACAATTGACTGAAAACCACAAGGATATCTGTAGAAAGGCTGGTATTCCTTTGGAAGGTAATGCTGCGGCAAATGCAGAAAACTTTTTGGACTTGACTGGTGAAAatattcaacaaaagagaTTACCAACTGGGTTTACTGCCAGAGGTATTGTTGCCTTGGTGTTTtcttgtgttgctggtatCCTTGGATTGGCTGCAATTGCATTCTACGGTATGCAAGATATCACGGATGTTGAGGAGAGAGTTGCTAGAGATTTGGATGTTGATTTCGATGAGGAAGGCGACGATGATTATATCTCAGAAGATGTTGCAAAAGACTCCAACAATTCATTAGTTGGAGATTCCAGTAGAAGAATTTGA